A window of Marinobacter salarius contains these coding sequences:
- the mraZ gene encoding division/cell wall cluster transcriptional repressor MraZ codes for MSNFLGSHAINMDAKGRLAIPARVREELAHACSGRIVLTANADEERCLLMYPEPQWEALRPQIEALPNMNKAARRLQRLLLGHATPLELDSAGRILVPPTLRSYARLEKKLMLIGQGKKLELWSEERWFAWLDESSDEDEMPPEMEALSL; via the coding sequence ATGAGCAATTTTCTTGGCAGTCATGCCATCAATATGGATGCGAAGGGTCGCTTGGCGATCCCCGCCAGGGTGCGCGAAGAGCTCGCGCATGCCTGCAGTGGCCGCATTGTATTGACGGCCAATGCCGATGAAGAGCGCTGTTTGCTGATGTATCCGGAACCGCAGTGGGAGGCATTAAGGCCACAAATTGAAGCACTTCCCAATATGAATAAAGCTGCCCGCAGGTTGCAGCGATTGCTGCTGGGCCATGCCACGCCTTTGGAGCTGGACTCGGCGGGGCGCATTCTGGTGCCGCCCACGTTGCGCAGTTATGCGCGCCTGGAGAAGAAATTGATGCTGATTGGTCAGGGCAAGAAGTTGGAACTTTGGAGCGAAGAGCGTTGGTTCGCTTGGCTTGACGAGTCATCGGATGAAGACGAGATGCCGCCGGAAATGGAGGCGTTGTCGCTATGA
- the rsmI gene encoding 16S rRNA (cytidine(1402)-2'-O)-methyltransferase: MNSESEPPEQAGTLYIVATPIGNLDDMSPRAAAVLSRVAVIAAEDTRHSGRLLQHLGISKPMVALHEHNERDRAGQVLGKLAACQDVALISDAGTPLISDPGFVLVREARARGYRVTPVPGACALISALSAAGLPTDRFLFEGFLPSKSGARRAALDRLARESATLVFYESPHRIVDTVGDIAEVMGAEREIVLARELTKTFETFYVGAAAHVRQTLEADPHGSRGEFVVMVRGASAEELSVGSAEADRVLALLLTELPVKKAAKLASELTGISKNELYQRALSLKA, encoded by the coding sequence GTGAACTCAGAAAGCGAGCCGCCGGAACAGGCTGGCACCCTGTATATCGTTGCTACACCGATTGGCAACCTGGACGATATGTCTCCCAGGGCCGCGGCGGTTTTGTCGCGGGTTGCAGTGATTGCTGCCGAGGATACCCGGCACAGTGGCCGTCTATTGCAGCATCTGGGCATCAGCAAGCCAATGGTGGCCTTGCACGAACACAATGAGCGGGACAGGGCGGGCCAGGTTCTGGGCAAGCTTGCGGCCTGCCAGGATGTGGCTCTGATTTCCGATGCGGGGACGCCGCTGATCTCTGATCCAGGCTTTGTGCTGGTAAGGGAGGCTCGGGCTCGGGGTTATCGGGTTACTCCGGTGCCTGGTGCCTGTGCGCTCATTTCGGCGCTGAGCGCGGCAGGGCTGCCGACGGATCGGTTTTTGTTCGAGGGTTTTCTGCCCTCCAAGTCCGGAGCTCGCAGGGCTGCCCTGGACCGCCTGGCGAGGGAATCCGCCACACTGGTGTTCTACGAGTCGCCCCACCGTATTGTCGATACGGTGGGGGATATCGCGGAAGTGATGGGAGCAGAGCGAGAGATCGTGCTGGCCCGGGAGCTGACCAAAACGTTCGAGACTTTCTATGTAGGGGCGGCGGCCCATGTCAGGCAGACCCTGGAGGCGGACCCCCATGGCAGTCGTGGCGAATTCGTGGTGATGGTGCGTGGCGCGAGCGCAGAGGAGTTGTCGGTGGGGTCGGCAGAGGCGGACCGGGTGTTGGCGTTGCTGCTGACAGAGTTGCCGGTGAAAAAGGCGGCGAAGCTGGCTTCGGAGTTAACTGGAATCTCCAAGAATGAGCTGTATCAGCGAGCGTTGTCTCTGAAGGCCTGA
- a CDS encoding penicillin-binding protein activator has product MMPPISRRHKRNNPEYCEPAMTKYRQNLKTITILLATTVLFAGCASVNLESYIAKTAGEALEVAASETNRQSAQAYLLRAADRFQGQNEHRAARKLLQSQQFSPATEATENQRLLLAMASATALEDGDWAKNIASGIGPDHFLNYERNLINRAARLQERTYRLAGDNLAAAITLILLSGADSDANTQSVHDDIWKNLKQTSDTQLADRQGRAIGYEAQGWLELAGILRQPGINLDEQGRMIRSWQNNWPDHPAAGVLPAELQLIANLAESQPERITLALPLSGPLSSAGAAIRDGFFAAYYGDKSAERGELSIRVIDTSDRDFRSLYDELTKEEQDLIVGPLEKESLAALAGMSTLPVPVLGLNYLPQEATAPDGLYQFGLSAEDEARQIADRLDAEGIDQILVLIPSGEWGDRLESALLDQLSQNGGIALDIERYFREDNLRAVTADLLGITVSRDRAIDVERTAGIDVEFEPRRRQDADGIVMVAEPTIARQFKPLFAFYFGGDLPVYSPSMVYEGNPDPSRDRDLNGVTFTDTPWVLEKTNRFRDIVKEAMPDVRGQLGRLFAMGADAWNLSKRLPLLRQVEGATIDGQTGVLSMTPKGSIHREQLWARFSEGTPEQLPPLEPEETESDAPAMEDASNPN; this is encoded by the coding sequence ATGATGCCGCCGATTTCCCGGCGCCACAAGCGTAATAACCCGGAGTATTGTGAGCCAGCCATGACCAAATACCGCCAGAACCTGAAAACCATCACCATTCTCCTGGCCACGACGGTGCTGTTTGCGGGTTGCGCAAGCGTGAACCTGGAATCGTACATTGCCAAAACCGCCGGAGAAGCTCTTGAAGTCGCTGCCAGCGAAACCAACCGACAAAGCGCACAGGCTTACCTGTTGAGAGCAGCAGACAGGTTCCAGGGTCAAAACGAACACCGGGCCGCCAGAAAGTTGCTTCAGAGCCAGCAATTCTCGCCGGCCACGGAGGCCACAGAAAACCAACGACTTCTGCTGGCCATGGCCAGCGCCACTGCGCTTGAGGATGGCGATTGGGCGAAGAACATTGCATCCGGCATTGGGCCAGATCATTTCCTTAATTATGAAAGAAACCTGATCAACCGCGCTGCAAGATTGCAGGAGCGAACCTATCGGCTTGCCGGAGACAACCTTGCGGCGGCCATTACCCTGATCTTGCTGTCCGGAGCGGACTCAGACGCCAATACACAATCGGTCCATGACGACATCTGGAAGAACCTGAAACAGACTTCCGACACCCAGCTCGCCGACAGGCAAGGCCGCGCCATTGGCTATGAAGCCCAGGGCTGGCTTGAACTGGCTGGCATTCTCCGGCAGCCGGGGATCAATCTGGACGAACAGGGAAGAATGATCCGCAGTTGGCAGAACAACTGGCCTGACCACCCCGCCGCCGGGGTTTTACCGGCCGAACTGCAATTGATTGCAAACCTCGCAGAGAGCCAGCCCGAAAGAATCACCCTGGCATTGCCACTCAGCGGACCATTATCGAGTGCGGGCGCTGCCATCCGCGATGGTTTTTTCGCCGCTTACTACGGGGACAAGTCGGCGGAGCGTGGAGAACTCAGCATTCGAGTCATCGACACCTCGGATCGAGACTTTCGCTCGCTTTATGACGAGCTGACCAAAGAGGAACAGGATCTGATCGTCGGACCCCTGGAAAAAGAGTCCCTGGCAGCACTCGCCGGCATGTCGACTCTGCCTGTGCCGGTTCTGGGCCTGAACTATCTGCCACAGGAGGCCACAGCTCCCGATGGACTTTACCAATTCGGGCTGTCGGCAGAAGACGAAGCCAGACAAATTGCCGATCGCCTTGATGCAGAGGGTATCGACCAGATCCTTGTACTGATCCCCTCGGGCGAGTGGGGAGACCGCCTGGAAAGCGCCCTGCTTGACCAACTGTCGCAAAACGGAGGCATCGCACTGGATATTGAGCGCTACTTCCGCGAGGACAATCTCCGTGCCGTCACTGCCGACCTGCTTGGTATCACAGTATCCCGCGATCGGGCCATAGACGTTGAACGCACGGCCGGCATTGACGTGGAGTTCGAGCCCCGGCGGCGCCAGGATGCTGACGGCATCGTTATGGTCGCGGAGCCAACCATCGCACGGCAATTCAAACCATTATTCGCCTTCTATTTTGGCGGTGATCTGCCCGTATACTCACCCTCCATGGTCTACGAGGGCAATCCGGACCCATCACGGGACCGGGACCTGAACGGCGTCACCTTTACCGACACGCCCTGGGTTCTTGAAAAGACAAACCGCTTTCGCGACATCGTCAAGGAAGCCATGCCCGATGTCCGGGGCCAGCTTGGCCGTCTGTTCGCCATGGGCGCCGATGCCTGGAATCTGAGCAAACGACTGCCACTGCTGAGACAGGTAGAGGGAGCCACGATAGACGGCCAGACCGGGGTGCTGAGCATGACCCCCAAAGGCAGCATTCATCGGGAACAACTCTGGGCCCGATTCAGTGAAGGAACACCAGAACAACTGCCACCGCTGGAACCCGAAGAAACAGAATCGGATGCCCCAGCTATGGAAGACGCCTCCAATCCAAATTAA